The sequence below is a genomic window from Ignavibacteriales bacterium.
CAACAGAAGCTTTATCCGGTGGGATGCGCGTAAACAGGCTGTTGATGATGAATCATCAATTGGTATTTTACCTTCAATAGGAATTAGTGCAGAGTTTTAGAGCACAATAGTACACTGATTATTATGATGTTTATGATCTGAATTATCGTCGTCGGTTATAAATCCCCAGAATAATACCGAGAGCTAATGACCATATTGCTGCTAATCCTATCTGAAATTCTTTTGGAAGTATAAATGTGACTGTGTGTGCGGGTATCCAGAACCACAACAAAGAATAAAATCCTTTATCAATATTTCTCCAGTTACTTTGTTGTGCAATTGCGTTGTCCAGCACACGATGCATAATTACAAGGAAAGGTCCGAATTGTAAGTTCATCATTGCTGAAATTGCAAATGATTTTCCGATGCCATCAAGTTCAGGCAGATAGTTATGAAAAATCAAACTGTCTACAAAGCCATTAAATCCCACAAAAGCATATTTGATAAAGACTGCAAGTATAGCCCATTCGATCATCTTCAACAGTAAAGTTTTTAAATCGTACGGTGAAAAAATTTTCCGTTTAACTAACCAATGTGAAACTATATCTCCTAATGTTCCAAGAATTGCAAACTGAATCATTGCTGAGATGAGTGGAAAATTTTTTACGAAATCTATATACCAGGACATTCAAAAACCTTTTCAATAACAATTACAAAAATGATTTCAAACATAGAAGTATTTATTGATGCACCCAAATAAAAAATTCTATCATAACAAACCATAAAGAACTTAACGCCTTCCAATCGGACTCAAATCAGCGTACTATTGCCCTTACCATCGATTGTATGCTAACAACAGTTTACTGCTGCTGGTACAATAGTTGAAAAATTTGTGCTAAAAAAATCCGGAGAAAATCCGTCTCTTGACTATAGCTGACTTCACGCATACATTGAAATCAAATTCATTGGAGGTTAAAATGTCCGCACTCAAAACAATCCTGTTAAGTTTGGCAGTCACAATCTCACTTTTTGCGGGTGAAGGAAAAATTGTTGGTAAGGTAACTGATGCTGAAACCGGCGAACCATTAATCGGTGCTAATGTAATTATTGATAATACCAAGCTTGGTGCAGCCACAAGCATAGATGGTACTTACATTATTCTGGATGTACCTGAAGGTACTTACACAATCATTGGGAAATACATTGGATATAAAGAAACCAAAGTCAAGGAAGTTATAGTATCTTCCAATCTCACAACTGAAGTCAATATTAAGCTGATTGCTGAAGCTTATCAAATAGATTGTATAGAGATAGTCTCTGAAAAGCCTTTAATAAATAAAAACCTTACTAACTCCACTACGGTTGTAAGTCCCGATAATACTTCGGTTCGAGGTGTTAATGGAGTTGTGAGTACGCAATCTGGTGTAGTCAATCAGAATGGTAATCTTCACGTAAGAGGCAGCAGAAGTGATAACAGTGGTTATATTGTAAATGGTGTGCAGGAAATTCAATTTCAGGCAGGTGGTTATACATGGGGAAATTTCAACACAGAAGAATACAACACAATAGTTGAAAACGAATTTCTTGAATCAATGTCAAATCCACTTTCGACTTTTTCGATTGATGTTGATGCCGCGTCATACAGCAATGTACGGAGATTTATTAATGCAAACACCATTCCGCCGAGAGATGCTGTAAGAGTGGAAGAGTTTATCAACTATTTTGACTATGATTACCCCCAGCCAAAAGACGGTTCACCATTTTCAATAACAACTGAAATTGGTGAATGCCCATGGAACAAAGACAACTATCTCATTCACATCGGGATAAAAGGGAAAGAATTATCTGATAATGAAAAACGCCAAAGTAATCTTGTGTTTCTTCTTGATGTTTCCGGTTCAATGACACCTGAGAATAAACTCCCGCTAGTAAAAAGATCAATGAAGATGATGCTTGATAAAATTTCGCCTAATGATAAAGTATCAATCGTTGTTTATGCAGGTGCTGCCGGATTGGTTCTTCCTTCAACGTATGTATCAGAGAAACAAAAAATTCTTGATGCAATCGACAGGCTTAATGCAGGTGGTTCAACTGCCGGTGGTGCGGGGATTCTGCTCGCATACAAAACCGCGGAAGAAAATTTTATAAAAGGAGGCAACAACAGGATCATCCTTGCTACTGACGGAGATTTTAATGTTGGTGTCTCAAACACGTCAGACCTGGTTAAACTTGTTGAAGAAAAGAAAAAGTCGGGTATTTATTTAACCATACTCGGATTCGGAATGGATAATCTAAAGGATGGCAGACTTGAAGAACTTGCAGATAAAGGCAACGGCAACTACTATTACATCGATAATTTTATGGAAGCAAAAAAAGTACTCGGGCATGAAATCACTTCAACATTGTTTACAATTGCCAAGGATGTGAAAATCCAGGTTGAGTTTAATCCTGCAAAAGTTTTAAGCTACAGGTTAATAGGATATGAAAACCGTATGCTGAAAAAAGAAGACTTTGAAGATGATAAAAAAGATGCCGGCGAGCTTGGCGCGGGTCACACTGTAACAGCATTGTATGAAGTTGTTCCCGTTAAAGAAGTAGCTGCAATACAGGGATATGAAAATCTTCGTTACCAGGAACACAGACTAAAGTATGAAGCAGTAAGCTCAAAAGAAGTTTTATTGTTCAGCATCAGGTACAAAGAACCGGATGAAGATACAAGTAAACTGCTGACTAAAACACTTGAGCTTGATCCTGAAAATGAAATGCAAGTTTCAGAGAATTTTCTTTTCTCATCCGCTGTTGCACAGTTTGCCTTGCTGTTAAGGGATAGTCAGTTTAAAGGAACATCTAACTTTGAATCAGTCATAAGTCTTGCTGAAGACTCACAAGGGAAAGATGAGTTTGGCTACAGGGAAGAGTTCATAACATTGGTTAGAAATACAAAGGATATGATTGAAAGAATAAGTATTCGTCAATAATAAGTTTGAATAGCACACGGATTAAACAGATCAAACGGATAAAAACTGATCTGATCCGTGTTAATCAGTTCCATCAGTCTAATCTGTGTGCTATTTGTGTTTAAACAACAAACACTTTTGCAATATCAATCAGCAATGATGGATTGTTCATCAACGCAGTTGTAAACACTTTGCCTAGTGTTCTTTTCTCGATTGGAATTTTTAGAATGGATTGTGCAATACTGTTAAACTTATCATCCGAAAAATTGTAAATGCCTTCCTTAATCCTGTTGAAAGTTTCGTGACGTTTACCGAGCCTGTCCTTCCATGCTTTATCATAAGTCAGGACATGATCGGGTTTGTTCATCTTAATAGCTTCAGCAGCAATTCTTCCGGCAATACTTCCACCGATCATTCCGCTTGCAATACCTCCGCCGCTTAGTGGATTCACCTGTCTTGCAGCATCACCGACAAGCATAATTCCCGGGGCTGAAATTTTATCAAGTGTAATTGAACATGGAACTCCGCCCGCAATTGTGGTAAGAACGGGAGCGTCAGGATAGTGTTTGTTCATAAAATCATTAAGGAAAGATTGTGCTGATTTTTTCTTTCCGATCAACCCGCTTACACCAAGACCAATATTTGCCTTTTTATGACCTTTAGGAAAAATCCAGAAGTAACCATTCGGCGCAACATCTTTTCCAAAGTAAAAGTAAAGTGTGTTCTGATCGACAGGAATATTTGCAGCAGTAATTTGCACAGCACTTTCCATATCACGGAAGTCAATGTGTGTTTCAAGTCCAGCCCATCGACCTACTCTTGATTCAACACCATCAGCAGCGATAACTACTTTTGCAGTTACTTCTTTTTGTTCGCCCTGAAATTCATATTTAACTCCGTTTACTTTTCCATCATTGTCAAACAATAATCCGTTTACATAAGCACGTGTGATAATGTGAGTTCCGGCTTCTGCGGCAGTTCGAGCGAGTTCGTAATCAAAAATTCTTCTGTCTAAAACATAACCTGCTTCACCGAAATCAATAATGACTTCGCTACCATCAGGAGCGTTAAAAGAGAACTTGCAGATCTTTGCCGCAATCCATTTATCATCACTTGAAATGAATTCTTCAACACCGGGTTTACTGATTGCTTCGCCGCATCTTACAGGATAACCAACATCACGATCTTTCTCCAGCATTAAAACCGAAACACCCTGTTCAGCAGCATAACGCGCGGCTATACTTCCGGCGGGTCCGGCACCGACTACTATTATGTCGTAGTTTGTTTTCATTCTTATTCTAGATTTCAATTTTTAATTAAACTGATTTCATTTGGAAAGTCTTCAGTCCACAGTTCTCAGTCAGCAAATCTTTATTTAAACTTTTCAGGGTTTTCAATCATATGATTTAACATTTTACCGACTTCTTCAGATATTAATTTATAGTCCTGGTAAACTTGTTTAGTAATGTATTTACAGCTTAAAGAAAAATCCAACCACACCTGTGTTTCAGAATTTTCCATATCGGCATCAGTCACTTTAGAAATAAAATGAGCGGGATATTTTCTTTTTCTATAAGCTTCTCCAATCGATGAACAAACACTGCGAGATGATCTCCTTATCTGAGAAGTCAATCCAAACTTTTCTTCTTCAGGGAAGGATTTAGTTAGATTAAAAATATCCATCGCCAACTTAAATGCTTATTGATATACTTTTAAATCTCTAAAAGTGCTCATCACTAAACTTTAATCATTTTTCTGATTGAAGGCTGACGACTGCGGACTGATGACTCATCCAGCTAACACACCTTCCTTCTTAAACTTAATCACCTCAATCGGGCAGCTCCAGACACACTTTGCGCAATTTGTGCAGCGAGGGTCAATGATAAATATTTCCGCTTCTTTCAATTCAATCGCGTCTTCAGGACAAACACCAACACAGCACCCGCAAAAGTCACACTTATCCGGAAGTATGTCTATCATTAGTTTGCCGGTTTTTGCTTGTCGGTAATTCATCATTTATAATTTTTTATTTGGCGGGAAAAGTTAAACAAACTAAGTGTTAATGAAAAATTTATTCATTGGGCGTCATTTTATGTTAATCCCGATTGATGTAAACCAGCTTCAGCAACTGAAGGTCATCATATGAAACACTGCCTTCGAATAAATCGAAAATTGTTCTTAAAGGAAACACACCATTTTTTTCAAATGCGTCAAAAACTTTTTGATGATATTTTTTTGATAAGTTAATTCGTTCAAGCAGTTCATTGGTTCTTATACTGTTTCCTTCATTAGCATATTTAACCAGATGCTGAATTATTGTCCTTTCCTGAACACCGAACTCCTTCGCTAATTTATCAATCGGTTTGCCTTCATTATAAAATTCACTTACAATCATATACTTTGGTTTTGCAGATGCGATTGAATTTATTTTCACTCTTGGTCTTGTTTCACCGATTGATATGTTATTAAGACTCATATGGTTTTTTATGATGCTCATAAATGCTTCACCATAACTTTCAAACTTGCGCTGACCTACTCCGCTTATGTGTAAAAACCCTGCGGTGTTAACAGGATATGTAATGCACATCTCGATCAATGTTTTATCCGAGAAGATAACATACGGAGGCACACCTGCTTTATCGGCAAGTTCTTTTCGTTTTGCTCTAAGCAGTTCAAATAGTTTTTCATCGTAAGGCTGATCAACCCCGGCAACAGCTTTTTTAGCTGATTTAATTTTTACTTCCGGCTCTTTAATAAACCCAAAAACTTTTTCGTTGCGGAGAAGTACACCATAAGATTTTTCCGTCAACTTCAGACTGCCATATTCATTATCGTTATTAAGATATTCTTTATTTACAAGTTGTCTTGCAATTAACTGCCATTGTTTTTTATTAAACTCTTTGCCGACTCCATACACAGTCAGGTTCTGATGGGCGTTAGAAAAAATTTTATCGTTTTCACTTCCGGTTAATACATCAACTATATAATTGATTCCAAAAATTTCCCCGGTGCGTTTAACTGCCGACATAAATTTCTGAGCTGCAATTGTTATATCACTGCTTTCCTTTTCATCACCAAGACAGTTATCACACATCGCGCAGTTTTCTGTTTTGTAATGTTCACCGAAATATTTTATGAGCGGATGTCTTCTGCACGATTCAGACTCGGCATATTTTATCATTGCATTAAGATGAACCTGTGCAGAACGTCTTTCAGCTTCATCTTCCTTCTGGTCGATGAAATATTTTATTTTGACAATATCAGAGTAAGAGAACAACAAGAGACAATCCGATTTCAAACCATCGCGTCCGCCTCTTCCTATTTCCTGGTAATATGACTCAATGTTTTTAGGAAGATCATGGTGAAGTACAAATCTTACATTCGATTTATTTATTCCCATACCAAACGCTATTGTCGCAATGATAATCTGAACTTCATCCTTGATAAATAATTCCTGGTTTAAACTTCTGTCTTCATCTGATAACCCGGCGTGATATGGTTTTGTTGAATAACCAATTGATGAAAGATAATCGTGAAGTGAATCAACCTGCTTGCGTGAGAAACAATAAATTATTCCGGATTGATTTTTATGTTCATTAATAAAATCAACAACCTGCTGATAAGAATTTTGTTTCGGAACAACTTCAAGAAAAAGATTTTCGCGGTTAAAACTGGCGACAAATTTTTTATGTTCAGTAAAATTCAGATTGTTTGCAATATCATCCTGCACACGCGGAGTTGCAGTTGCAGTCAGCGCAATGCAGACTGCTTGTGGAAATGCTTTCCTGAAAATGCCAAGCTGCCTGTAATCCTTCCTGAAATCATGACCCCATTCAGAAATACAATGTACTTCATCGATTGTAATGCAATCAAGCTTAACCGTTTTAATTAAGTTTGAAATATCTTCTTTCCCCAAAGACTCGGGTGCGAGATAAAGAAGTTTTGCTTTCCCGTTTTTTACACTTTCAAAATTCTGCCTGTAAACATCCTGTGTAAGCGAACTGTTGAGAAGAGCTGTACTTACTCCAAGCTGTCGTAACTGTTCAACCTGATCTTTCATTAATGAAATTAGCGGGGAGATAACAATTGTCAGCCCGTCAAAAATTAATGCGGGAACCTGATAGCAAAGTGACTTGCCCCCACCTGTCGGCATAATTACCACGGTATCTTTTTTATCAAGAACATTTTCAATTATTTCTTTCTGAAGTGATCTGAAAGAATCATAACCAAAAATATCCTTCAATATTTTGTATGCTTTATCCAAATGATATTTAAAGACTAAAAATGAATGTCAGATCTTTAACCCGTTCAGGTCCCTGCTTATTGAAACTTTTTCCTGCTCGAGTTCACGGTTAAGTTTCAGCAGTTCAAGTTGATTTAACTCATCCGTTGATTCCCGGATCAACCTGTGATTTTCTTCTATCTTTCTGTCAATCTCCATCGTCTTGAATTTTTGTACAGTATCAATCGCAATTTTTATCAAAAGTTTTTCAAATGATTCATTGGGACGAAGTTCATCCCAGTATTTACTTACTGAATATTTTTCAAATGTAACTTCAAGAAGATACGCGCGGAGTTTTTCATCAGAAATTTTTTCAAGGATGGATGATGCAATTATACTTTCACCATCATGAAAACAATTATAAATAATTTCAGCGAGATTGCGATGAGGCTCAAATAAATAATCATCTGAGGTTATATATCGATTTATAAGTTCAACTATGCTTTCGTTTCCCTCGAGCAAAAGTTTTATTAATTCTTTTTCAACTAAATAGTTTACTGACAATGAATCAGCAGGCTCCTGTTCAAGTCCGGAAACATTTCGTCTATTTAAACCAGCCGATTGTTGTTTTGTGTTTCTGTCATCCTGTTTAACGATGATCTTATCAAGTTCCGATTCAAGAAGTTTTTCACGCAGTCCGAATTTTTGAGCAATTGTTTTTATAAGAATATTTCTTTTCAACTCATCATTTATCAAAGCAACGGGTTTAACAAGCTCGCGTATCGCCGCAACAGTTGTTGATGCATCTTTGAAATAACCTTCGCGTTCATAATATGCAGTCTGGTATTCAAGAAAGTTTACACCTTTGTCAATTATCTCTTCAAACTTATCAGCACCATAATTATTTACGTAAGAATCCGGGTCTTCACCAGCCGGAAGAGAAACGACTTTTATTTCAATATCACGTTTTAAAAGAAGTTCTATACTTCTCATAGATGCTTTGATGCCCGCTGTATCGGCATCAAACAGCAGTACAACATTTTTTGTGTAACGAGAAAGAAGCAAAACCTGGTCTTCGGTCAATGCAGTTCCGGAAACTGCCACAACATTTTTAATTCCGTTCTGGTAAAGCGAAATCAGGTCCATATAACCTTCAACAAGAATGGCTTTATCCTGTTTTCTGATTTCATCTTTTGTCAGGAACAAGCCGTAAAGTGTTCTTCCTTTTATATAGACTAATGATTCCGGTGAGTTGAGATACTTAGCTGTGTTTTCCCGGTCTTCAAGTATTCTTCCGGCAAATGCAATTACTCTTCCATTAGGTGAAAAAAGGGGGAAAATTATTCTGCCGGAAAATTTATCGTAAAGTCTTCCGTCATTGTTTGAGCCTATCAGACCGAGGTATAATGCTTTTTCAAGATCAATCTTTTTTGCTGTTGCGTATTGAACAAAGCTATCACGTGATGAAAAAGAATAGCCAAGCCCGAATGCTCTTATTGTTGCCTGTTTGATTTTTCTATTAGCAAAGTATTCACGTGCAATTTCAGCATTATCATCATGCAAAAGATTATCTGAAAAATATTTTGCCGCATGTGTGTTTATCTCATAAAGTAATTCCTGCTCGGTTTGTTTTTCAGTTGATTCTGCATCATCAAACTCTAATTGAATTCCGGTTTTCTCAGCCAGTTCCTGTACAGCTTCGATGAATGATATTTTTTCATATTCCATCATGAACTTGAAAACGTTGCCGCCATTATGGCAGCCGAAGCAATGATATATCTGTTTATCAGAACTTACCGTGAATGATGGAGTTTTTTCACCATGGAAAGGACACAAGCCAAGCAGGTTTTTCCCGCGTTTTTTTAAAATGACGTACTCGGAAATTACATCTACAATATCAGCCGCAGCTCTTATCTCTTCAATTTTTGATTCAGGGATTCGCATTTAATGAGGTAACATAAGTAGAAAATAAAACATGAATTACTGTCTAAATATATAATTATGAGTTACAAGTTTGAAGTTTAAATTCATTATCAGTTGATATTTTATTTTTGAACATTAAATTTGAATAAAATTTAAGCGGTTCTGAATTAATGGAATCAATAAAAATCCAAAATCACTTATATTGTGGATGAACTAGTTAATCTTTTAAAGAAAGCTATACGATGCACGAACCGGTTGAAAAAATAAAATCATACTGCAACAGCTTAACAAAGTATTCCCGCTATAAAACCAGGGTTGTAAAAATCGGCGATGTTCCGCTCGGTGGAGATAACCCGATACGAATACAGTCAATGACAATCACTGACACAATGGATACTAAAGGTACTGTTGAACAAACCATAAGAATGGTAGAAGCCGGATGTGAGTATGTCCGCATAACAGCACCAAGTATAAATGAAGCGGCAAATCTTGAAAATATTAAAAAAGAACTTAGAGCAAGAGGATATTCAGTTCCGTTGATAGCGGATATTCACTTTACTCCAAACGCTGCCGAACTTGCTGCAAGGATTGTTGAGAAGGTAAGAGTTAATCCCGGCAATTATGCCGATAAGAAAAAGTTTGAAGAAATAGAATACACCGATGATGCTTATGATGCAGAGCTTGAACGGATAAGAAAAAAATTTACACCCCTTGTAAATATCTGCAAAGAATATGGAACAGCTATGAGAATCGGAACAAACCATGGTTCATTGTCAGATAGAATAATGAGCAGGTACGGAGATTCACCTCTTGGTATGGTTGAATCAGCATTAGAGTTTGTAAGGATTTGTGAAGACTTAAATTATCATGAAATAGTGCTATCTATGAAAGCCAGCAATCCGCAAGTGATGGTTCAGGCATACAGACTTCTTATTCAAAAAATGGAAGAAGAAAAAATGAACTATCCTCTTCATCTTGGTGTGACTGAAGCAGGCGGTGGTGAAGACGGAAGAGTAAAATCAGCAGTTGGAATAGGAACATTGCTCGAGGACGGACTTGGAGATACAATAAGAGTTTCATTAACTGAAGATCCTGAGTTTGAAGCGCCTGTTGCAATTTCATTAGCATCCCGATACACAAGCAGAAGTAATCACAAGGTAATTAAGCCGAATACATTTCTTCCTTATGATCCGCTTAATTATAAAAGAAGAAATTCATTTGAAGTAAATGGAATCGGCGGGAATAATGTTCCGCGGGTTCTTTCAGATTACAGTAAGAAAGGTGTAAGTGATTTTAAAGATCTTACTTCTATTGGCTATATTTATGATGCGCCAACTGATAAATGGAATATGAGTGATATGGCTGCCGACCTGATCTATCTTGGTAAAAAAGATAGTCAAATTGAACTTCAACCAGGATTAAAAGTTATACACGATTTTGATCACTGGCTGCAGCTTGGTGATAAAACAGCAAGTCATCCTTTATTTAATGTAAATGAATATTTACTTACCGAGCAAAAATCTCTTTCAGCAAATTTTCTGTTGCTGTCATTAAATGAATTAAATGAAGAGCTTATAAATAGACTTCGTGATGACAAAACTGTTGTACTTGTTGCTCAAACTCAAAACGAACACGCTATGGCTGAGTTACGAAGATTATTTATTGAATTAGTTAACAATGAAATACTAAACCCGGTTATCATCAAACGGGATTATGAAAATATATCCGAAGATGAACTAAGATTATTTGCCTCTACAGATATTGGCGG
It includes:
- the ispG gene encoding (E)-4-hydroxy-3-methylbut-2-enyl-diphosphate synthase codes for the protein MHEPVEKIKSYCNSLTKYSRYKTRVVKIGDVPLGGDNPIRIQSMTITDTMDTKGTVEQTIRMVEAGCEYVRITAPSINEAANLENIKKELRARGYSVPLIADIHFTPNAAELAARIVEKVRVNPGNYADKKKFEEIEYTDDAYDAELERIRKKFTPLVNICKEYGTAMRIGTNHGSLSDRIMSRYGDSPLGMVESALEFVRICEDLNYHEIVLSMKASNPQVMVQAYRLLIQKMEEEKMNYPLHLGVTEAGGGEDGRVKSAVGIGTLLEDGLGDTIRVSLTEDPEFEAPVAISLASRYTSRSNHKVIKPNTFLPYDPLNYKRRNSFEVNGIGGNNVPRVLSDYSKKGVSDFKDLTSIGYIYDAPTDKWNMSDMAADLIYLGKKDSQIELQPGLKVIHDFDHWLQLGDKTASHPLFNVNEYLLTEQKSLSANFLLLSLNELNEELINRLRDDKTVVLVAQTQNEHAMAELRRLFIELVNNEILNPVIIKRDYENISEDELRLFASTDIGGLLIDGFGDGVWLSYNSKKSPDENNGTYVRSFIKDKSSVQANINRLLFGILQAARVRISKTEYIACPSCGRTLFDLQSTTEMIRKRTEHLKGLKIAVMGCIVNGPGEMADADYGYVGSGVGKITLYRAKDIVKRNVPSEEAVDRLIEIIKEDGYWIDPVV
- a CDS encoding von Willebrand factor type A domain-containing protein, encoding MSALKTILLSLAVTISLFAGEGKIVGKVTDAETGEPLIGANVIIDNTKLGAATSIDGTYIILDVPEGTYTIIGKYIGYKETKVKEVIVSSNLTTEVNIKLIAEAYQIDCIEIVSEKPLINKNLTNSTTVVSPDNTSVRGVNGVVSTQSGVVNQNGNLHVRGSRSDNSGYIVNGVQEIQFQAGGYTWGNFNTEEYNTIVENEFLESMSNPLSTFSIDVDAASYSNVRRFINANTIPPRDAVRVEEFINYFDYDYPQPKDGSPFSITTEIGECPWNKDNYLIHIGIKGKELSDNEKRQSNLVFLLDVSGSMTPENKLPLVKRSMKMMLDKISPNDKVSIVVYAGAAGLVLPSTYVSEKQKILDAIDRLNAGGSTAGGAGILLAYKTAEENFIKGGNNRIILATDGDFNVGVSNTSDLVKLVEEKKKSGIYLTILGFGMDNLKDGRLEELADKGNGNYYYIDNFMEAKKVLGHEITSTLFTIAKDVKIQVEFNPAKVLSYRLIGYENRMLKKEDFEDDKKDAGELGAGHTVTALYEVVPVKEVAAIQGYENLRYQEHRLKYEAVSSKEVLLFSIRYKEPDEDTSKLLTKTLELDPENEMQVSENFLFSSAVAQFALLLRDSQFKGTSNFESVISLAEDSQGKDEFGYREEFITLVRNTKDMIERISIRQ
- a CDS encoding 4Fe-4S binding protein, with the protein product MIDILPDKCDFCGCCVGVCPEDAIELKEAEIFIIDPRCTNCAKCVWSCPIEVIKFKKEGVLAG
- a CDS encoding NAD(P)/FAD-dependent oxidoreductase; this translates as MKTNYDIIVVGAGPAGSIAARYAAEQGVSVLMLEKDRDVGYPVRCGEAISKPGVEEFISSDDKWIAAKICKFSFNAPDGSEVIIDFGEAGYVLDRRIFDYELARTAAEAGTHIITRAYVNGLLFDNDGKVNGVKYEFQGEQKEVTAKVVIAADGVESRVGRWAGLETHIDFRDMESAVQITAANIPVDQNTLYFYFGKDVAPNGYFWIFPKGHKKANIGLGVSGLIGKKKSAQSFLNDFMNKHYPDAPVLTTIAGGVPCSITLDKISAPGIMLVGDAARQVNPLSGGGIASGMIGGSIAGRIAAEAIKMNKPDHVLTYDKAWKDRLGKRHETFNRIKEGIYNFSDDKFNSIAQSILKIPIEKRTLGKVFTTALMNNPSLLIDIAKVFVV
- the recQ gene encoding DNA helicase RecQ, with the translated sequence MDKAYKILKDIFGYDSFRSLQKEIIENVLDKKDTVVIMPTGGGKSLCYQVPALIFDGLTIVISPLISLMKDQVEQLRQLGVSTALLNSSLTQDVYRQNFESVKNGKAKLLYLAPESLGKEDISNLIKTVKLDCITIDEVHCISEWGHDFRKDYRQLGIFRKAFPQAVCIALTATATPRVQDDIANNLNFTEHKKFVASFNRENLFLEVVPKQNSYQQVVDFINEHKNQSGIIYCFSRKQVDSLHDYLSSIGYSTKPYHAGLSDEDRSLNQELFIKDEVQIIIATIAFGMGINKSNVRFVLHHDLPKNIESYYQEIGRGGRDGLKSDCLLLFSYSDIVKIKYFIDQKEDEAERRSAQVHLNAMIKYAESESCRRHPLIKYFGEHYKTENCAMCDNCLGDEKESSDITIAAQKFMSAVKRTGEIFGINYIVDVLTGSENDKIFSNAHQNLTVYGVGKEFNKKQWQLIARQLVNKEYLNNDNEYGSLKLTEKSYGVLLRNEKVFGFIKEPEVKIKSAKKAVAGVDQPYDEKLFELLRAKRKELADKAGVPPYVIFSDKTLIEMCITYPVNTAGFLHISGVGQRKFESYGEAFMSIIKNHMSLNNISIGETRPRVKINSIASAKPKYMIVSEFYNEGKPIDKLAKEFGVQERTIIQHLVKYANEGNSIRTNELLERINLSKKYHQKVFDAFEKNGVFPLRTIFDLFEGSVSYDDLQLLKLVYINRD
- a CDS encoding DNA primase, coding for MRIPESKIEEIRAAADIVDVISEYVILKKRGKNLLGLCPFHGEKTPSFTVSSDKQIYHCFGCHNGGNVFKFMMEYEKISFIEAVQELAEKTGIQLEFDDAESTEKQTEQELLYEINTHAAKYFSDNLLHDDNAEIAREYFANRKIKQATIRAFGLGYSFSSRDSFVQYATAKKIDLEKALYLGLIGSNNDGRLYDKFSGRIIFPLFSPNGRVIAFAGRILEDRENTAKYLNSPESLVYIKGRTLYGLFLTKDEIRKQDKAILVEGYMDLISLYQNGIKNVVAVSGTALTEDQVLLLSRYTKNVVLLFDADTAGIKASMRSIELLLKRDIEIKVVSLPAGEDPDSYVNNYGADKFEEIIDKGVNFLEYQTAYYEREGYFKDASTTVAAIRELVKPVALINDELKRNILIKTIAQKFGLREKLLESELDKIIVKQDDRNTKQQSAGLNRRNVSGLEQEPADSLSVNYLVEKELIKLLLEGNESIVELINRYITSDDYLFEPHRNLAEIIYNCFHDGESIIASSILEKISDEKLRAYLLEVTFEKYSVSKYWDELRPNESFEKLLIKIAIDTVQKFKTMEIDRKIEENHRLIRESTDELNQLELLKLNRELEQEKVSISRDLNGLKI